In Notamacropus eugenii isolate mMacEug1 chromosome 1, mMacEug1.pri_v2, whole genome shotgun sequence, one genomic interval encodes:
- the LOC140521545 gene encoding uncharacterized protein — protein MVTGSQHLETFFGAGGGQAARGWGEELDRGAGGLLGSSRSPPTRYGAGVAGTQVPACALTQAHECTPMHTRMDACTHAQSRADSQNVPFSSVPPPTPPTPEPNSCQGVRAGIEDRIKDLEDAESHPLQGWFCPLLLLLLLLLLLLLLGAMLSESKALWKEPLAGVIERTGPGIFIKILYKESLLLLDGAVDRALDLESRTPDFKSCLRH, from the exons ATGGTAACCGGCTCTCAACACTTGGAGACATTCTTCGGTGCTGGAGGCGGGCAAGCAGCCAGAGGCTGGGGAGAAGAGCTAGACAGGGGAGCTGGGGGGCTCCTTGGGTCGTCCAGGAGCCCTCCCACCAGGTACGGGGCCGGAGTAGCGGGCACACAAGTGCCTGCATGCGCGCTCACGCAGGCACATGAGTGCACACCCATGCACACTCGTATGGACGCGTGCACACACGCACAGAGCAGGGCTGATTCTCAGAACGTCCCCTTCTCCTCGGtgcccccacccacccccccaacCCCCGAACCAAACTCGTGCCAAGGCGTCAGAGCAG GTATAGAAGACAGAATAAAAGACCTAGAAGATGCTGAGAGTCACCCACTTCAAGGCTGGTTTTgtccgctgctgctgctgctgctgctgctgctgctgctgctgctgcttg GTGCCATGCTTTCTGAGAGTAAAGCTTTATGGAAGGAGCCCTTGGCTGGTGTGATTGAAAGAACTGGACCTG GCATTTTCATCAAGATACTCTATAAGGAATCATTATTGCTACTGGATGGCGCAGTGGACAGAgcgttggacctggagtcaaggacacctgacttcaaatcctgtcttagacactaa